The Bacillus sp. Marseille-Q1617 genome has a segment encoding these proteins:
- a CDS encoding peptide chain release factor 3 — protein sequence MKKDFKEEVQSRRTFAIISHPDAGKTTLTEQLLLFGGAIRAAGTVKGKKSGKFATSDWMEIEKQRGISVTSSVMAFDYDDYRVNILDTPGHQDFSEDTYRTLMAVDSAVMIIDSAKGIEAQTLKLFKVCRMRGIPIFTFINKLDRQGREPLELLEELEEVLGIQSYPMNWPIGMGKEFLGIYDRFHNRIEQFRVEDEDRFIPLNEGGEIDGDHSMKDSNLYNQTLEDVLLLNEAGNEFSRERIATGELSPVFFGSALTNFGVQTFLETYLQFAPSPQPRSSDIGEIDPASEEFSGFIFKIQANMNPAHRDRIAFLRICSGQFERGMSVNLPRIGKNIKLAQSTQFLADDRSTVNEAVSGDIIGIYDTGTYQIGDTLTEGKKSFQYEKLPQFTPELFVRVTAKNVMKQKHFQKGILQLVQEGAIQYYKTRTEDVILGAVGQLQFEVFEHRMKNEYNVDVRMEPVGSKIARWIENEEDVKESMSSSRSMLVKDRHENLVFLFENDFAMRWFSDKHPDIKLYSLM from the coding sequence ATGAAAAAAGACTTTAAAGAAGAGGTTCAGTCACGAAGAACCTTTGCTATTATATCTCACCCTGATGCAGGGAAAACGACATTAACGGAGCAGCTCCTATTATTTGGCGGAGCGATCCGCGCTGCAGGTACGGTTAAAGGTAAAAAATCCGGGAAGTTTGCCACTTCAGACTGGATGGAAATTGAAAAACAAAGAGGAATCTCGGTTACATCCTCGGTGATGGCATTTGATTATGATGACTACCGGGTGAATATCCTGGATACACCGGGACACCAAGACTTCTCGGAAGATACGTATCGGACATTGATGGCCGTTGACAGTGCCGTCATGATCATCGACTCCGCTAAAGGGATTGAGGCACAGACGTTAAAATTGTTTAAAGTCTGCCGCATGAGAGGGATTCCAATCTTCACTTTCATTAACAAGCTAGATCGTCAGGGACGTGAACCCCTTGAATTATTGGAAGAGCTTGAAGAAGTGCTGGGGATTCAATCATACCCGATGAACTGGCCAATCGGAATGGGGAAAGAATTCCTCGGGATCTACGATCGTTTTCATAATCGGATCGAACAATTCCGTGTAGAAGACGAGGATCGCTTCATTCCCCTTAATGAAGGTGGGGAAATAGATGGGGATCATTCCATGAAAGATAGTAATCTCTATAATCAGACATTAGAGGATGTGCTGCTCCTTAATGAAGCAGGTAATGAATTCTCCAGGGAACGAATTGCAACAGGAGAACTTTCACCTGTATTTTTCGGGAGTGCTCTGACGAACTTTGGTGTACAGACTTTTCTTGAGACCTATCTGCAATTTGCACCTTCCCCTCAGCCAAGAAGTTCGGACATTGGAGAAATCGATCCGGCAAGTGAAGAGTTCTCTGGGTTTATCTTTAAAATCCAGGCGAATATGAATCCCGCTCACCGCGATCGAATTGCTTTTCTTCGAATTTGTTCGGGGCAATTTGAAAGAGGGATGTCAGTAAATCTTCCCCGTATCGGGAAGAATATCAAATTGGCTCAATCCACTCAATTTCTGGCAGATGACAGGAGTACGGTAAATGAAGCGGTAAGTGGTGACATTATCGGGATCTATGATACCGGTACGTATCAGATCGGTGATACTCTTACAGAAGGTAAGAAATCCTTCCAGTACGAAAAGCTTCCGCAATTTACTCCTGAACTTTTTGTAAGGGTAACGGCTAAGAATGTAATGAAACAAAAGCATTTCCAAAAAGGGATCCTGCAGCTTGTCCAGGAGGGTGCAATCCAGTATTACAAGACGAGAACCGAGGATGTCATTCTCGGAGCAGTAGGTCAGCTTCAATTCGAAGTATTCGAGCACAGAATGAAAAATGAATACAACGTCGATGTAAGAATGGAGCCGGTTGGTTCTAAAATTGCCAGATGGATTGAAAATGAGGAAGATGTAAAAGAGTCGATGTCAAGCTCACGGAGTATGCTTGTAAAAGACCGGCATGAAAATCTGGTCTTCCTGTTTGAAAATGATTTTGCGATGAGATGGTTCTCTGATAAACATCCTGACATCAAACTATACAGCTTGATGTAA
- a CDS encoding EAL domain-containing protein, whose amino-acid sequence MNTFCANCGTTMSFYQSGNLYLFNNKYSVNPIGEGVRVGMHSYLLPYDNLDSLYRKLEGTSRKLIEEDWKCSISATEVPVDFYPAEEFLNKIKHRDMIGMIQTGNFVSYLQPIIDLDHFELFAYESLLRNADPSLTFNPGALFEAALLTGFHSLLDQRARRTAIESRIGNVDKGVKSFINFLPSTIYNPDFCLKHTFEIVDKYGVDPEDLVFEVVETEKIEDVNHLKSVLEVYKREGMKVALDDVGSGFSTIEMLSLLQPDYVKIDRSYISECDMNTDKQQFLKNVIHIARELGISVLAEGVERKEELTFCKAAGVEYAQGYLIGKPALHAEKPLVPYFV is encoded by the coding sequence TTGAATACATTTTGTGCGAATTGCGGCACCACGATGAGTTTCTACCAATCAGGGAATCTGTATCTATTTAATAACAAGTACAGCGTAAATCCTATCGGGGAGGGAGTGCGCGTAGGCATGCATTCTTATTTATTACCTTATGATAATCTTGACTCCCTTTATAGGAAGCTTGAGGGAACCTCCCGAAAATTGATCGAAGAAGACTGGAAATGCAGCATTTCAGCTACTGAAGTACCAGTTGACTTCTACCCCGCAGAAGAGTTTCTGAATAAGATAAAGCACCGGGATATGATAGGGATGATTCAGACAGGGAATTTTGTGAGCTATTTACAGCCGATAATAGACCTCGATCATTTTGAATTGTTTGCATATGAGAGTCTTCTACGAAATGCTGACCCTTCATTAACGTTTAATCCTGGGGCATTGTTTGAAGCTGCGTTATTGACAGGCTTTCATTCCTTGCTTGATCAGCGGGCAAGAAGGACGGCAATAGAAAGCAGGATCGGTAATGTGGACAAAGGAGTGAAGAGCTTTATCAATTTTCTTCCATCTACCATTTATAATCCTGACTTTTGTCTGAAACATACTTTCGAAATCGTCGATAAATATGGAGTGGACCCTGAGGATCTGGTGTTTGAAGTGGTAGAAACGGAAAAAATAGAAGATGTTAACCATTTAAAGTCTGTTCTCGAAGTCTACAAACGAGAAGGGATGAAGGTTGCACTTGATGATGTCGGATCTGGCTTCTCAACGATAGAGATGCTCTCGTTACTTCAGCCCGATTATGTCAAAATTGATCGCTCCTATATATCAGAATGCGACATGAATACAGACAAACAACAATTTTTGAAGAACGTAATCCATATTGCACGGGAATTGGGGATTTCTGTACTGGCAGAAGGGGTTGAACGAAAAGAGGAATTGACATTCTGTAAAGCAGCCGGAGTGGAGTATGCACAGGGTTACTTGATCGGCAAGCCTGCATTACATGCAGAAAAACCTTTGGTTCCTTATTTTGTCTAA
- the nhaC gene encoding Na+/H+ antiporter NhaC — translation MLNIKPVQQPKLIEAIAILFIILATISISIIRLEAVPHIPIIISLFLLMIYGFFRKMRFKDIEEGMILGAQGGLGAVLLFIFIGLLISSWLISGTIPTLMFYGFEFVSPYFFYAIAFLLTALSGVMIGSSLTTAATIGVALIGIGEAMGLSMAITAGAIVSGAFFGDKMSPLSDTTNLASSIVKVDLFTHIRNMAWTTIPAFIITLLVFLLLSPGKQDVDLSKLQAIQDGLTQSGLIHWYSFLPVVMLLMLIALKVPALLALSINVAVSIGVSIFHVSMDVKELFTILFAGYTSDTGVEAVDSLLSRGGVESMMFTISLVILSLSLGGLLFKLGIIPVLLSRLSVVIGSAKRTIFAAAFSAIGINVVVGEQYLSILLTGEAFQTQFKKLGLHPKNLSRTLEDAGTVVNPLVPWSVCGIFLTDVLGVPTLEYLPFAVFCIVSPLITILYGFTGWTIKRETKEMNPAVNQ, via the coding sequence ATGTTAAATATCAAGCCTGTTCAGCAGCCTAAATTGATTGAAGCTATTGCTATTTTATTTATTATACTTGCGACTATCAGTATCAGCATCATCCGTCTGGAAGCAGTTCCGCATATTCCGATTATCATCTCTTTATTCTTACTGATGATTTATGGGTTCTTTCGTAAAATGAGATTTAAAGATATTGAAGAAGGGATGATTTTAGGTGCACAAGGAGGACTTGGAGCGGTACTGTTATTCATATTTATCGGCCTCTTAATCAGCAGCTGGTTGATCAGTGGCACCATTCCGACTTTGATGTTCTATGGTTTTGAGTTTGTTTCTCCTTATTTCTTTTACGCCATTGCATTTCTCCTTACGGCCTTGAGCGGAGTGATGATCGGCAGTTCCTTAACGACAGCAGCAACCATAGGTGTAGCTTTGATTGGGATTGGAGAAGCAATGGGGTTATCCATGGCCATTACTGCCGGCGCAATCGTATCAGGTGCATTTTTTGGCGATAAAATGTCACCACTGTCTGATACGACAAACCTTGCCTCGTCCATTGTGAAAGTGGATTTATTTACACACATCCGTAACATGGCATGGACGACAATCCCTGCATTCATTATTACTCTTCTCGTTTTCCTCCTTTTATCACCAGGGAAACAGGATGTCGATTTATCGAAATTACAAGCCATTCAAGATGGGTTGACTCAGTCAGGACTAATTCATTGGTACAGTTTCCTCCCTGTAGTCATGCTATTGATGTTGATTGCACTTAAGGTCCCTGCCTTGCTTGCTCTGTCTATAAATGTAGCGGTTTCTATAGGGGTTTCCATCTTTCACGTCTCTATGGATGTAAAGGAACTCTTTACCATTCTCTTTGCAGGGTATACTTCCGACACGGGTGTGGAAGCAGTTGATTCACTATTGAGCCGCGGCGGGGTGGAAAGCATGATGTTTACGATTTCGTTAGTCATTCTTTCATTAAGTCTGGGAGGACTATTATTTAAGCTTGGTATCATTCCTGTTCTGCTTTCCAGATTGTCTGTCGTGATCGGTTCAGCAAAACGTACCATTTTTGCTGCAGCTTTCTCTGCAATCGGGATAAATGTTGTCGTTGGTGAACAATATCTATCCATTCTATTGACTGGTGAAGCATTTCAGACTCAATTCAAGAAGCTCGGCCTTCACCCCAAGAACCTTTCAAGGACGCTTGAGGATGCCGGTACCGTTGTGAATCCTTTAGTTCCTTGGAGTGTATGTGGTATTTTTCTCACAGATGTCCTTGGCGTTCCGACTCTGGAGTACCTTCCGTTTGCAGTGTTTTGTATTGTCTCCCCATTGATTACGATTTTGTACGGATTTACGGGGTGGACAATTAAACGTGAAACAAAGGAAATGAATCCTGCAGTCAATCAATAA